One Jeotgalibaca porci genomic region harbors:
- a CDS encoding DEAD/DEAH box helicase: protein MRWDHIPIISFLENDIPVEVAEEGQLIYEEDGFVSVRINENKNKITMKAEFDEGEIASLVFQPEKHQLSVECTCDYYYENATPCGHIVASIYKYNELASEHVEEVVKPAEDPYVAAQYMMNYMADFLDADTGFRGREKLKFEYHFAIQSLDDDEESSIRIKVGTGKLYQMKDIEQVVQNLLGEFPQSFGKHFDYDPAEHYIDSRDRNMLHLLLNLKDYRYQSRNYYNFSNGNKSEITIPNIMIKEVLKKILDMKYHLVKIHHRDSDTEAIKDPIVFDEGETLLPLAFNISEDFNEPGVFQFHSETIIGEDLKVFPYQKIMLYQNDFFFLSEEDNRLLRILSNAVSSTTDQNLKIPKKMMRDFMTSSLPAVQKRFPITFSRKVQEEFQKVPLQAKLYLDWREGLLWLDLKFHYGEEHYYRPLIYNDHNSLPETVLNDLQAEGNILNIIYDYEMDFAYEEEQLTLSNSDDVFRLIYDMLPELSAYVEVYTTSDVEHLIYTAPSSPRLVIDMNEKSNLLHVTFDIEGIAESELKKIMKDLAANKRYRRLSNGKIVNLQDKVFQQYQDTLDRLDISPAKAKSEMEMPLHRIFALDEDMLKVADLKNPVKAFLKRLDSLEEKNYPLPEALRADLRPYQEEGFQWLKTLDAYGFGGILADDMGLGKTVQALTYIASTIEEDGGPVLVVCPSSVLFNWQKEAKQFIPNITPVLITGSKEEREALITEAKEQEAKIWITSYPVLLRDSELYADTHFRSVILDEAQIVKNNVAKTTKAVRQLRANNKFALSGTPLENQLGELYSIFSIVVPGLFPTQKGFKNLDIAQINQKIKPFVLRRLKRDVLTELPDKVESVEYIDLAESQKALYLSQLRLVRNEANELIDAGTVEENRIKILAGLTRLRQICCDPRLVNPDYQGESAKLDRLMEYLDNARENGKRVVLFSQFTQMLHLIQKRLAEQNRDYFYLDGRTANEDRFTLTTRFNEGEKDLFLISLRAGGTGLNLTGGDTVILYDSWWNPAVESQATDRVHRFGQTKKVQVIRMICTGTIEERINELQDKKRELIDQVITEGKQSFSALTKDEILTILAD from the coding sequence ATGCGCTGGGACCACATACCTATTATTTCTTTTTTAGAGAATGATATACCTGTTGAAGTTGCTGAAGAAGGCCAACTTATATATGAAGAAGATGGCTTTGTTTCAGTCCGGATAAATGAAAATAAAAATAAAATCACTATGAAAGCTGAATTTGATGAAGGTGAGATTGCTTCGCTTGTTTTTCAACCAGAAAAGCATCAGTTGTCAGTCGAATGTACGTGTGATTATTACTATGAAAATGCAACGCCATGCGGTCATATCGTCGCTTCTATTTATAAATACAACGAACTAGCCTCAGAACATGTTGAAGAAGTGGTAAAACCAGCCGAAGACCCTTATGTAGCGGCCCAATATATGATGAATTATATGGCTGATTTCTTAGATGCAGACACCGGTTTCCGTGGACGTGAAAAATTGAAATTTGAATACCACTTTGCGATTCAGTCGCTGGATGATGACGAGGAAAGTTCGATTCGGATTAAAGTTGGAACGGGCAAACTGTACCAAATGAAAGATATTGAGCAGGTAGTCCAAAATCTATTGGGAGAATTCCCGCAATCATTCGGAAAGCACTTTGACTATGACCCGGCTGAACACTATATTGATTCGCGCGACCGTAATATGTTACATCTTTTATTGAATCTAAAAGATTACCGTTACCAGTCCCGAAATTACTATAATTTTTCAAATGGAAATAAAAGTGAAATTACGATTCCAAACATTATGATAAAAGAAGTACTTAAAAAGATACTGGACATGAAGTATCACCTTGTGAAAATACATCACCGTGATTCAGATACGGAAGCAATCAAAGATCCGATTGTGTTTGATGAAGGTGAAACGTTACTTCCATTAGCTTTTAACATATCAGAAGACTTTAACGAACCAGGGGTCTTCCAATTCCATTCTGAGACAATCATCGGTGAAGATTTAAAGGTCTTTCCGTACCAGAAAATAATGCTGTACCAAAATGATTTTTTCTTTCTATCGGAAGAAGACAATCGTTTGTTACGTATTTTATCGAATGCGGTTTCCAGTACAACTGATCAAAATCTGAAAATACCGAAGAAGATGATGCGGGACTTTATGACCAGTTCATTACCGGCTGTTCAAAAACGTTTTCCCATAACTTTTTCACGAAAAGTGCAAGAAGAATTCCAGAAAGTGCCTCTGCAGGCGAAGCTGTATTTAGATTGGCGAGAGGGTCTGCTTTGGCTCGATTTGAAATTCCACTATGGTGAGGAACATTACTATCGTCCCCTCATTTACAATGATCACAACTCTTTGCCAGAAACAGTTTTGAATGATTTGCAAGCAGAAGGAAACATCTTAAACATCATTTATGATTATGAGATGGATTTTGCTTACGAAGAAGAGCAACTGACACTTTCCAATTCAGATGATGTTTTCCGCCTTATTTACGATATGTTACCGGAATTAAGCGCCTATGTGGAAGTCTATACGACATCGGATGTAGAGCATCTGATTTATACCGCGCCTTCATCACCGCGGTTGGTTATCGATATGAATGAAAAGAGTAACCTGCTGCACGTGACTTTCGATATCGAAGGAATTGCAGAATCTGAACTGAAGAAAATAATGAAAGACTTGGCTGCCAACAAACGCTACCGACGCTTGTCGAACGGGAAGATTGTGAATTTGCAGGATAAAGTGTTCCAACAGTACCAAGATACTTTGGATCGATTAGATATTAGTCCAGCCAAAGCGAAGAGCGAAATGGAAATGCCACTCCACCGTATTTTTGCACTGGATGAAGACATGTTGAAAGTGGCTGACTTAAAGAATCCGGTCAAAGCTTTCTTAAAACGCTTGGATTCATTAGAAGAGAAAAACTATCCGTTACCTGAAGCGTTAAGAGCCGATCTCAGACCGTATCAAGAAGAAGGTTTTCAATGGTTGAAAACGTTGGACGCATACGGATTCGGCGGCATACTCGCCGATGATATGGGACTGGGTAAAACGGTTCAGGCGTTGACATACATCGCTTCAACGATTGAAGAAGACGGGGGACCAGTTCTGGTTGTCTGTCCGTCTAGTGTTCTTTTCAACTGGCAGAAAGAGGCAAAACAGTTTATCCCGAACATCACGCCGGTTTTGATAACCGGTTCAAAAGAAGAGCGCGAAGCTTTAATTACTGAAGCAAAAGAACAAGAGGCAAAAATTTGGATTACTTCTTATCCCGTTTTGTTACGTGACTCAGAGCTATATGCCGATACACATTTTCGGAGTGTTATCTTGGATGAAGCGCAGATAGTAAAAAATAATGTTGCAAAGACGACGAAAGCCGTGCGGCAATTGCGAGCGAATAATAAATTTGCATTGAGTGGAACGCCATTGGAGAATCAGTTGGGAGAACTTTACTCTATTTTTTCAATTGTTGTTCCCGGATTATTTCCTACTCAAAAAGGGTTTAAGAATTTAGACATCGCTCAGATTAATCAAAAGATAAAACCTTTTGTGCTACGCCGATTGAAACGCGATGTGTTGACTGAACTGCCGGATAAGGTCGAATCTGTTGAATATATTGACCTGGCTGAGTCCCAAAAGGCTCTGTATTTATCACAGTTGCGTCTCGTACGGAACGAAGCGAACGAGTTAATTGATGCAGGAACTGTAGAAGAGAATCGCATTAAGATTTTGGCAGGACTCACACGCTTACGTCAAATCTGCTGTGATCCCCGTTTAGTGAATCCAGATTATCAAGGCGAGTCCGCCAAGTTGGATCGTCTCATGGAATATTTGGATAACGCCCGAGAAAATGGGAAACGCGTTGTGTTGTTTTCACAATTTACGCAAATGCTTCACTTAATCCAAAAACGTTTGGCGGAGCAAAACCGCGATTACTTTTATTTGGATGGACGGACAGCGAATGAAGACCGGTTTACATTAACGACGCGATTTAATGAAGGAGAAAAGGATCTTTTCTTAATTTCATTACGCGCAGGTGGAACGGGCTTGAATTTGACGGGTGGTGACACGGTTATTCTGTACGATAGTTGGTGGAATCCAGCTGTCGAGAGTCAGGCAACAGACCGCGTACACCGTTTCGGACAGACCAAAAAAGTTCAGGTTATTCGGATGATTTGTACCGGAACGATTGAAGAACGCATTAATGAGTTACAAGATAAAAAACGCGAATTAATCGATCAAGTTATTACTGAAGGCAAGCAATCCTTCAGTGCCTTAACAAAAGACGAAATTCTGACTATATTAGCCGACTAA
- a CDS encoding alpha/beta hydrolase, whose protein sequence is MNALTKMILKIFSSPKIDMQESYKSVRKFQELMATPQKENYRILDHKIYSEDLTHEIPVRIFHPEEKISDELVLFFHGGGWVTGSIDTYTRDCIQLADELGRTILAVDYLKAPENPFPAGFEDCYRVTDVLINQPELSGITGATELILMGNSAGGNLAAAVSLRLRNEGKLLPKKQILINPVTFWNHDERSPFPSVEENGYDYGLTNKKMQEYMEMYEPEEAARQSPYISPIMTDDFSNQPETLIITSEFDPLRDEGEAYGHLLKDAGNKVRIFRAQDTVHNYIFGPLTTDIVTKSYHLMKGFLDNSLKGSDSLGKKEKNQAEELGSTR, encoded by the coding sequence ATGAATGCTTTGACAAAAATGATACTAAAAATTTTTTCTTCACCTAAAATCGACATGCAAGAGAGTTATAAAAGTGTACGCAAGTTTCAAGAACTAATGGCAACACCTCAGAAAGAAAATTATCGGATTTTAGACCATAAAATTTACTCTGAAGATTTAACCCATGAAATCCCGGTCCGTATTTTCCATCCGGAAGAAAAAATCAGTGATGAGCTGGTGCTATTTTTCCATGGAGGCGGGTGGGTAACCGGGAGTATTGATACGTATACCCGTGACTGCATCCAGTTGGCCGATGAACTTGGTAGAACTATCTTGGCGGTTGATTATTTAAAAGCACCGGAAAATCCATTTCCAGCTGGCTTTGAAGATTGCTACCGCGTTACGGATGTACTAATAAATCAGCCTGAACTGTCCGGCATTACCGGAGCGACAGAACTGATTCTGATGGGGAATTCAGCCGGAGGAAACTTAGCGGCTGCTGTATCCTTACGTTTGCGGAACGAAGGAAAGTTACTACCTAAGAAACAAATCCTAATAAATCCGGTAACTTTCTGGAATCATGACGAACGGTCCCCTTTCCCGAGTGTGGAAGAAAATGGTTATGATTATGGATTGACGAATAAAAAAATGCAGGAATACATGGAAATGTATGAACCAGAGGAAGCGGCAAGGCAATCGCCTTATATCTCTCCGATAATGACGGATGATTTCTCGAACCAGCCTGAGACCTTGATTATCACATCAGAATTCGATCCCTTGCGTGATGAAGGGGAAGCGTATGGCCATTTATTAAAAGACGCTGGAAATAAAGTTCGAATTTTCAGAGCCCAAGATACCGTTCATAACTATATTTTTGGACCATTGACGACAGATATCGTTACTAAATCTTACCATTTAATGAAAGGCTTCTTGGATAACAGTTTGAAAGGAAGTGATTCACTTGGAAAAAAAGAAAAGAATCAAGCGGAAGAATTGGGTTCGACTCGATAA
- a CDS encoding condensation domain-containing protein, whose protein sequence is MEKKKRIKRKNWVRLDNASNIFLAAMSNRDSKVFRFSAEVTKTVDPDLLQQALNKVYEDYKLYHSVLRRGVFWYYLEESDLKPTVRLDINPTCEPLYHFDRRDLLFRVVYWKKRISIEVFHVLSDGTGAMWFLQDLLAEYLRLRHPEIETDALLKSTYIHDKSSEDSFFRHFRSKEQRNFNKATQSALEKFGDVSAKAKNLLFPKVETDTKKVYHYKGTYTPDNRPRIVEMEMPVQSIIQLAKREKVSLTLYLTALFMESVRKSAPDFRGNETMAVSVPVNLRQFFPSESARNFFAVTRLEYTYKEDRENTLSEICAEMKEQFDPQLTKEHLQTLLTRLIYYEYHPVGRLVPRPIKDIALKIINYNNNRSLTLAVSNLGRVSFPEIVDPLIKQVYFHTIAVRPQFCAISHNDIFTISFTSPYIETAIYQQFASHLTKEGIPVTVTVNKVTEEELGGVH, encoded by the coding sequence TTGGAAAAAAAGAAAAGAATCAAGCGGAAGAATTGGGTTCGACTCGATAACGCTTCCAACATTTTTCTTGCGGCTATGTCGAATCGGGACAGCAAAGTGTTTCGCTTCAGTGCGGAAGTGACTAAAACAGTAGATCCTGATCTCTTACAACAAGCACTGAATAAAGTGTATGAGGATTACAAACTGTATCACAGTGTGTTGCGGCGGGGTGTTTTTTGGTATTACTTGGAAGAAAGTGACTTAAAACCAACGGTGCGATTAGATATCAATCCGACTTGTGAACCACTGTATCACTTCGATCGGCGCGACCTTTTATTCCGCGTTGTATATTGGAAAAAACGCATCAGTATCGAAGTTTTCCACGTCTTATCTGACGGAACCGGAGCAATGTGGTTTCTTCAAGATTTGCTGGCGGAATACTTACGATTGCGTCACCCTGAAATTGAAACGGATGCCCTGCTTAAGTCTACTTATATTCATGATAAGTCTAGTGAAGATAGCTTCTTCCGCCATTTTCGGAGTAAGGAACAGCGGAACTTTAACAAGGCAACCCAATCCGCACTCGAGAAATTTGGCGATGTGAGTGCAAAAGCTAAAAACTTATTATTTCCAAAAGTAGAAACGGATACGAAAAAAGTTTACCATTATAAAGGTACGTATACGCCAGACAACCGTCCGCGGATTGTCGAAATGGAAATGCCAGTTCAGTCCATTATTCAGCTGGCGAAACGTGAAAAAGTTTCGCTCACCTTATATTTAACGGCATTATTTATGGAATCGGTCCGGAAGAGTGCGCCTGACTTCCGGGGAAACGAAACAATGGCGGTCTCAGTTCCTGTCAACTTACGTCAGTTTTTCCCATCTGAATCCGCGCGTAATTTTTTCGCGGTGACACGGTTGGAATATACTTATAAAGAAGATCGTGAGAATACACTGTCAGAAATTTGTGCAGAAATGAAGGAACAATTCGACCCTCAGCTGACAAAAGAACATTTACAAACGCTGTTGACGCGCCTTATTTACTATGAATACCATCCGGTAGGACGCCTAGTACCAAGGCCAATAAAAGATATTGCTTTGAAAATTATTAACTACAATAATAACCGTTCATTAACATTAGCTGTTTCCAATCTCGGACGGGTTAGTTTTCCAGAAATTGTCGATCCTTTGATTAAGCAAGTTTATTTTCATACGATTGCTGTTCGTCCACAGTTTTGTGCAATTAGTCATAATGATATCTTCACGATATCATTTACTTCGCCTTACATTGAAACCGCTATTTATCAACAGTTTGCGAGTCATTTGACGAAGGAAGGTATTCCTGTGACGGTGACTGTGAATAAGGTAACTGAAGAAGAATTGGGAGGGGTTCACTAA
- a CDS encoding DUF6320 domain-containing protein — protein MRKCDNCQVEIKGNWELCPLCELPLDLDQKVVASSYPEVSLKYDKRSITKWLSILSIVIIFVTLALGLIWQGRIQWLQASLFGIMTMWLVVLIILRKRRNVAKSILYLLITLSLLCIYLDYLIGWTGWSTTFAVPIICSASISGLFIAAYFMKMRVSDYVLYLVAAAILGLVPILFLLFNLVTTVIPSWISIGLSALMLVIIFIFRGSDMLREVQKRMFI, from the coding sequence ATGCGTAAATGTGACAATTGCCAAGTTGAAATCAAAGGTAACTGGGAACTTTGCCCCCTCTGTGAATTACCGCTTGATTTAGATCAGAAAGTTGTTGCCAGCTCGTATCCGGAAGTGTCCTTAAAATATGACAAACGCTCTATTACGAAATGGTTGTCGATTTTATCGATTGTGATTATTTTTGTCACACTCGCTCTTGGGCTCATTTGGCAAGGACGGATTCAATGGTTGCAAGCGTCTCTATTCGGTATCATGACCATGTGGTTGGTTGTTCTCATTATCTTGCGTAAACGTCGGAATGTCGCGAAGAGTATCTTATATTTACTTATCACATTGTCGCTCCTGTGTATTTATTTGGATTATCTGATTGGTTGGACAGGGTGGTCAACAACTTTTGCGGTTCCAATTATTTGTAGTGCATCAATCAGTGGGCTGTTTATTGCCGCTTATTTTATGAAAATGCGTGTTTCAGATTACGTATTGTATCTGGTTGCGGCAGCTATTTTAGGTTTAGTTCCGATTTTATTTTTACTTTTTAACTTAGTAACAACGGTTATTCCTAGCTGGATTTCAATCGGATTAAGTGCTTTGATGCTCGTGATTATTTTTATTTTCAGAGGGTCTGACATGCTGAGGGAAGTGCAAAAACGCATGTTTATCTGA
- a CDS encoding ring-cleaving dioxygenase, translating into MKTLGIHHITAIVGKAQENVDFYAGILGLRLIKKTVNFDDPGTYHLYFGDKGGKPGTVITFFPWNNARKGQIGGGQVGVTTYAVPTGALPFWEKRLAKFDIPFSKENRFGETYLQFTDYHGLILEIVEREAGEITEWSHGEVTPDVGIKGFGGAILFSTNPTETIQAVQEVMGLEKVGEEGDLVRFRSTADIGNIIDIKQSPVSRGEMGIGTVHHIAWRAENRENLVEWQEHVKNNNHYVTEVKDRNYFNAIYYREQGEILFEIATDTPGFAVDEAVEELGTAIKLPENYEARREELVAGLDPVTVRNLD; encoded by the coding sequence ATGAAAACTTTAGGAATCCACCACATAACAGCAATTGTAGGAAAAGCGCAAGAGAACGTCGATTTTTATGCAGGAATTTTAGGTCTGCGATTAATCAAGAAAACAGTAAACTTTGATGATCCCGGAACCTATCATTTGTATTTTGGTGATAAGGGTGGGAAGCCGGGTACGGTAATCACGTTCTTCCCGTGGAACAATGCACGTAAAGGACAAATTGGTGGGGGGCAAGTTGGTGTGACGACTTACGCCGTTCCAACTGGCGCCTTGCCATTCTGGGAAAAACGCTTAGCCAAATTTGATATTCCGTTTAGCAAAGAAAACCGCTTTGGCGAAACATATTTACAATTTACAGATTATCATGGCTTGATTTTAGAAATCGTCGAACGTGAAGCGGGGGAAATTACCGAATGGTCACATGGCGAAGTGACACCTGATGTAGGAATTAAAGGATTCGGCGGAGCGATTCTCTTTTCCACAAATCCTACTGAAACCATTCAGGCTGTTCAAGAAGTAATGGGGTTAGAAAAAGTAGGAGAAGAAGGGGACCTCGTACGTTTCCGTTCAACAGCGGATATCGGGAATATTATTGATATTAAACAATCACCCGTATCAAGAGGGGAAATGGGGATTGGGACGGTTCACCATATTGCATGGCGCGCTGAAAATCGTGAGAACCTAGTGGAGTGGCAAGAGCACGTTAAAAATAACAATCATTATGTTACGGAAGTAAAAGACCGCAACTACTTTAATGCCATCTACTACCGTGAGCAAGGCGAAATCCTCTTTGAAATTGCAACAGATACACCAGGATTTGCGGTTGACGAAGCAGTAGAAGAATTAGGAACTGCAATAAAATTACCGGAAAACTATGAAGCAAGACGTGAAGAGTTGGTAGCTGGGCTTGACCCCGTGACGGTAAGAAATCTAGATTAA
- a CDS encoding SDR family NAD(P)-dependent oxidoreductase encodes MKKEYALVTGASSGIGREVAIELSKRGYDLILVARRKDRLIEISQQLDTDCRIITADLSDLDEVHKLYKTVKDENITVLVNSAGFGLLGDFASTELDRELNMINLNISALHLLTKLFLKDFIKRDTGYILNVASSAGLMPAGPYMATYYASKAYVTSLTQAISQELRDQKSNVVVSALCPGPVDTEFNDVAGVSFGLPSITALECARYGLRHLFNGKTIIVPGATMKAATAMAKLLPRRLVVSVAGHQQQKKRDNQ; translated from the coding sequence ATGAAAAAAGAATATGCTTTAGTAACAGGTGCAAGTTCAGGAATCGGCCGTGAAGTTGCAATTGAACTCAGTAAACGTGGGTATGATTTAATTCTTGTTGCACGTCGTAAAGACCGCCTAATCGAAATCAGCCAACAACTGGATACTGATTGCCGCATCATTACTGCGGACCTCAGCGACCTGGATGAAGTCCATAAGCTCTACAAGACGGTTAAAGATGAGAATATCACTGTTCTCGTCAACTCTGCCGGATTTGGTCTGCTTGGTGACTTTGCCTCAACCGAACTTGACCGTGAATTGAACATGATTAATCTGAACATCTCTGCCTTACATCTTTTAACGAAGTTATTCCTAAAAGATTTCATCAAGCGAGATACTGGTTACATTTTAAACGTTGCTTCTTCAGCAGGCTTAATGCCGGCGGGACCTTACATGGCGACCTACTATGCGTCCAAAGCTTACGTAACCAGTTTGACGCAGGCAATCAGCCAAGAACTACGTGATCAAAAGAGTAACGTTGTAGTGAGTGCACTCTGTCCAGGTCCTGTGGACACTGAATTTAATGACGTTGCCGGTGTTTCATTCGGCTTACCAAGTATTACAGCATTGGAATGTGCACGTTATGGCTTGCGTCATCTCTTTAACGGAAAGACAATTATTGTGCCTGGTGCAACAATGAAAGCTGCTACAGCGATGGCGAAACTCTTACCACGTCGCCTGGTTGTAAGTGTAGCCGGCCACCAACAACAGAAAAAGAGGGATAATCAATGA
- a CDS encoding sugar O-acetyltransferase yields MIQKKRMLAGELYIFEDPELYKDRDKNRTILHELNQTSHLQLERREALFKDLFGSIGENFKIQTPFYCDYGNNIYIGDNFFANFDCLILDIAEVHIGNNVMFAPRVNIFTAGHPIDAEVRNTKLEFGTPVTIGDNVWVGGNVTINPGVTIGDNVVIGSGSVVTRNIPSNTVAVGNPCRVIRDITEADKIYWKEKQAQFHRDMENLK; encoded by the coding sequence ATGATTCAAAAAAAGCGCATGCTTGCAGGAGAATTGTATATTTTTGAAGATCCGGAACTCTATAAGGATCGGGACAAAAATAGAACGATTTTGCATGAACTAAACCAAACGTCGCATTTACAGCTGGAACGCCGTGAAGCTTTATTTAAGGACTTGTTTGGAAGCATAGGTGAAAACTTCAAAATTCAAACACCGTTTTACTGTGATTATGGGAATAATATTTATATTGGTGACAACTTCTTTGCGAACTTCGATTGTCTCATTTTAGATATTGCGGAAGTTCATATTGGGAATAATGTGATGTTCGCACCGCGTGTGAATATTTTTACAGCGGGTCATCCGATTGACGCAGAAGTACGTAATACCAAACTCGAGTTTGGAACGCCGGTTACGATTGGCGACAATGTCTGGGTTGGAGGAAACGTGACGATTAATCCGGGCGTTACTATTGGGGATAATGTTGTAATCGGATCCGGATCAGTTGTTACTCGCAATATTCCAAGTAATACCGTGGCTGTTGGGAATCCGTGTCGCGTTATCCGGGATATTACCGAAGCGGACAAGATTTACTGGAAAGAAAAACAAGCACAATTCCATCGCGATATGGAAAATCTAAAGTAA
- the helD gene encoding RNA polymerase recycling motor HelD produces MNNESIQQEQERMDYVISVITEEADRLKSEYSSKLEIQKQLLKQSSQIRINNSSNEAMWESSGELREFEQNLTIKSNELTQVQNRRTILEKMQEDPYFGRIDYHNVTDPEAEQIYVGIGSLFDNNDNLVVDWRAPISSLYYEGNVGDQVKLKIGDRFQAFEVDLKRQFRVKNGEIVGMIDTDNVMGDPYLMEVLEGGSSNQMGPVVATLQKEQNRIVRDTLPRNVLIQGVAGSGKTVVMMQKIAYLLYAFRAHLKADEILLFSPNRIFQAYISQVLPSLGEWDVEGNTFSQFIQHRVSNYDMIPSDIGENNKFSTVKGSSQYYDALERYSRLLKKKYLLFRDIKREDEVLISKEEIQQMFKRIDSKGSLAAKLDILRSMLMQRLDELKIIHLSADWVDDALQHYGTDHIHQFERQTHDIVKMEGYLRKQVVGDAFRIIERRVNSQGHIRYIAQYLHFLRSIPQLIDLSSFGITTEEWASHVEVVLKDMKKNRLSLYDMTGYYALLLQMKGMMTQKAYQYICIDEIQDFTPFQLRLLKKLYPRARYIMAGDLNQNIWQNNLDYKELERILEEEEISRHLLLTSYRSTQEIMAFADQYALLEDHRAQPIRSRKKPEVLHQSHTHFDETLKSRLAEHIGKGERVAFLTPTAVGLNEVKPFLESWGVDHQVISSDDSIMNKQVVAMPIGLAKGLEFDVVVACGTDAILASLPNDGRQQIWYTIFSRAMHQLYIVTTDEQTALLKGTNPSSYEVL; encoded by the coding sequence GTGAACAATGAATCCATACAACAAGAACAAGAACGGATGGATTATGTTATTTCCGTTATTACTGAAGAAGCGGATCGCTTGAAATCAGAATACTCTAGTAAACTAGAGATTCAAAAGCAACTGCTGAAACAATCCTCACAGATTCGTATTAATAATAGTTCCAACGAGGCAATGTGGGAATCTTCCGGAGAATTACGTGAATTCGAACAAAATCTGACTATTAAAAGCAATGAGCTGACCCAAGTTCAAAATCGCAGAACAATCCTTGAAAAAATGCAAGAAGATCCTTACTTTGGACGTATTGATTATCACAATGTAACAGACCCTGAAGCTGAACAAATCTATGTTGGAATCGGGTCGCTCTTTGATAACAATGACAATCTAGTCGTAGACTGGCGCGCACCGATCTCATCACTGTATTACGAAGGAAACGTTGGCGATCAGGTAAAATTGAAAATTGGGGATCGATTCCAAGCTTTCGAAGTTGATTTGAAACGTCAATTTCGTGTTAAGAACGGTGAAATTGTCGGTATGATTGATACGGATAATGTTATGGGAGATCCGTACTTAATGGAAGTGTTAGAAGGCGGGTCCAGCAATCAAATGGGACCAGTTGTCGCAACCTTACAAAAAGAACAGAATCGGATTGTCCGTGATACGTTGCCACGTAACGTATTGATTCAAGGTGTAGCCGGATCAGGTAAGACAGTCGTAATGATGCAGAAAATTGCCTACCTCTTATATGCATTTCGTGCCCATTTGAAGGCTGATGAGATTTTGTTATTCTCACCAAACCGCATTTTCCAAGCATACATTTCACAAGTTTTACCATCTCTTGGTGAGTGGGATGTAGAGGGTAATACCTTCTCACAATTCATTCAACATCGGGTTTCTAATTATGACATGATTCCAAGTGATATTGGTGAAAACAATAAATTCAGTACTGTTAAAGGCAGTTCGCAGTATTATGATGCACTCGAGCGTTACAGTCGCTTGTTGAAGAAAAAATACTTACTGTTTCGTGATATTAAGCGTGAAGACGAAGTTCTGATTTCAAAAGAAGAAATCCAACAGATGTTCAAACGTATTGATAGTAAAGGATCTTTAGCTGCGAAGTTGGATATTTTACGTTCCATGTTAATGCAACGTTTGGATGAATTGAAAATCATTCATTTATCGGCGGATTGGGTTGACGATGCTTTGCAACATTATGGAACTGACCATATTCATCAGTTCGAGCGTCAGACGCACGACATTGTGAAGATGGAAGGTTACCTACGTAAACAAGTAGTAGGGGATGCATTTAGAATTATTGAACGTCGTGTTAACAGCCAAGGACATATTCGCTATATCGCACAGTACTTGCATTTCCTACGTTCGATTCCACAATTGATTGATTTATCTTCATTTGGCATTACTACTGAAGAGTGGGCAAGTCATGTAGAAGTCGTACTAAAGGATATGAAAAAAAATAGATTATCGCTTTATGATATGACCGGTTATTATGCATTGCTCCTGCAAATGAAGGGCATGATGACGCAAAAAGCGTATCAGTATATCTGTATTGATGAAATCCAAGATTTTACACCTTTCCAGCTGCGCCTGTTGAAGAAATTGTATCCACGTGCCCGTTATATTATGGCGGGAGATTTGAACCAGAATATTTGGCAAAACAATCTGGATTATAAAGAACTGGAAAGGATTTTGGAAGAAGAAGAAATTAGTCGCCATCTCTTGTTGACGAGCTACCGTTCGACACAAGAAATTATGGCTTTCGCGGATCAATATGCACTGTTGGAAGATCATCGCGCCCAGCCAATCCGGTCCCGTAAAAAGCCGGAAGTCCTGCATCAGTCACACACGCATTTCGATGAAACGTTGAAAAGCCGTTTAGCTGAGCATATTGGTAAAGGCGAGCGTGTTGCGTTCTTGACACCAACAGCTGTTGGATTGAATGAAGTAAAACCGTTCCTTGAATCATGGGGAGTCGATCATCAAGTTATTTCAAGCGATGACAGTATCATGAATAAACAAGTTGTTGCGATGCCAATCGGTCTGGCCAAAGGTCTGGAGTTTGATGTGGTGGTTGCTTGCGGAACGGATGCTATTTTAGCGTCTCTACCGAATGATGGCCGTCAGCAAATCTGGTATACAATTTTCAGTCGTGCCATGCACCAATTGTATATTGTAACAACCGACGAGCAGACAGCCTTGTTGAAAGGTACAAATCCATCGTCATACGAAGTTTTATAA